One window from the genome of Anolis sagrei isolate rAnoSag1 chromosome 4, rAnoSag1.mat, whole genome shotgun sequence encodes:
- the R3HDML gene encoding peptidase inhibitor R3HDML, which produces MTLFHVHLYLAGSIFWMIQKSNSFMLPNATELLYPSRSPEAGLTSGLGIPRTRRKRYISARDMSALLDYHNQVRAQVSPPAANMEYMVWDERLARSAEAWAKQCIWEHGPPQLMKYIGQNLAIHSGRYNSVVDLVKSWYYEKQHYAFPYPYECKPSCPSKCSGSVCSHYTQMVWASSNRIGCAIHTCNNMNVWGSTWRRAVYLVCNYAVKGNWIGEAPYKMGRPCSACPPSYGGTCSNNMCSAGLRSNRVSWF; this is translated from the exons ATGACTCTCTTCCATGTACACTTATATTTGGCTGGCTCCATCTTCTGGATGATACAGAAATCCAATTCCTTCATGCTTCCCAATGCTACTGAACTCCTTTACCCATCCAGGAGCCCCGAGGCAGGCTTGACATCTGGCCTTGGAATACCCAGGACTCGCAGGAAGCGCTATATTTCCGCCAGGGACATGAGTGCACTTTTGGATTACCACAATCAAGTGCGGGCTCAAGTGTCTCCACCTGCCGCCAACATGGAGTATATG GTGTGGGATGAAAGGCTTGCCAGATCTGCTGAAGCATGGGCAAAACAGTGTATATGGGAGCATGGACCTCCACAACTGATGAAATACATTGGTCAAAACCTTGCCATCCACTCTGGCAG GTATAATTCAGTTGTGGACCTTGTGAAATCCTGGTATTATGAGAAACAACACTACGCCTTTCCTTATCCCTATGAATGCAAGCCCAGCTGCCCTTCCAAATGTAGTGGCTCTGTCTGCAGCCATTACACTCAG ATGGTGTGGGCTTCTAGCAACAGAATTGGCTGTGCCATCCACACCTGCAACAACATGAATGTGTGGGGCAGCACATGGCGGAGAGCAGTCTACTTAGTGTGCAACTATGCTGTCAA GGGAAACTGGATAGGAGAAGCTCCTTACAAAATGGGGAGGCCTTGCTCAGCCTGTCCGCCGAGTTATGGAGGCACCTGCAGCAACAACATGTGCTCTGCTGGACTCCGATCCAATAGAGTGAGCTGGTTCTGA